In Haloimpatiens massiliensis, the following are encoded in one genomic region:
- a CDS encoding YiiX/YebB-like N1pC/P60 family cysteine hydrolase, whose translation MKGKFAKALVCLSITLTTLGVTSNVNALALNTSNLKESQQLELQRNKEEAKNIIENWDKIKVNVTPEQENQIIKEKSMYLEKLTKNSYDSKLATSRAAAITSSTSIGSYGDVLITPVSWASGGSLTGHAGLVDWNSDYTVESYPSDGVQRRVNDWRTRYTKIVVGHVGSAMNMTDAINYATSKINYGYNAQFANKWRTDKFYCSQLVWRAYIDQGIDLDKDGGNAVFPTDLIDNDLTIFYKSY comes from the coding sequence ATGAAAGGTAAATTTGCCAAAGCTTTAGTTTGTTTAAGCATTACCTTGACAACTTTAGGAGTAACGTCTAACGTTAATGCACTAGCATTAAATACTTCAAATTTAAAAGAATCTCAACAACTAGAACTTCAAAGAAATAAAGAAGAAGCTAAAAACATAATTGAAAATTGGGACAAAATAAAAGTTAATGTTACACCTGAACAGGAAAATCAAATTATAAAAGAAAAGAGCATGTATTTAGAAAAACTCACAAAAAATTCATATGATTCAAAATTGGCAACTTCTAGGGCAGCTGCAATTACATCTTCTACGTCTATAGGTAGCTATGGTGATGTATTAATAACACCTGTATCTTGGGCAAGCGGTGGAAGTTTAACAGGACATGCAGGTCTTGTTGACTGGAATTCAGATTATACTGTAGAAAGCTATCCTAGTGATGGGGTTCAACGTCGTGTAAATGATTGGCGAACTAGATACACAAAAATTGTTGTAGGTCATGTTGGAAGTGCTATGAACATGACAGATGCAATTAACTATGCTACTTCTAAAATTAATTATGGGTACAACGCTCAATTTGCAAACAAATGGAGAACTGATAAATTTTACTGTTCTCAACTTGTATGGAGAGCTTATATAGATCAAGGTATAGATTTAGATAAAGATGGCGGTAATGCAGTATTTCCTACTGATTTAATTGATAATGATTTAACCATTTTCTATAAAAGTTATTAA
- a CDS encoding IS701 family transposase, translating to MPNKITNHIVSIDDKIYNYLNDVNYGMNKPQVHHLTTIINGLINLSGTKSLYKISKNILTAKSSSSIYRFLSRSKWDDSLIDRNRINYLKLHFDKLVKPKSVGFLVIDDTVNPKVQAKKMQGLSYNHSHTEGKNLWSHCVVTSNFVVGDISIPLNYKPYFSKENCLEYNKSFMGKYNIAVDFIAFFEKPSNCDKIYCLVDSWYTSQKLVDSSLMQGFHLIGALKSNRKISPLGITMQLKEFVKYINPSTLDVVTVKGKEYRVYKYEGKVSKVENALVLICYEANGESFKSPVYFMSTDIELDVQTIIEYYQNRWCIETNYKYLKNHLGFDEYKVQSILSIGRYFLLVFLSINFLELYRLYHLNEVETLGDTIEVMQSLSAKELVYLVYKKAKDNIPIEIILGELKLAS from the coding sequence ATTTACAACTACTTAAATGATGTAAACTATGGAATGAATAAACCACAAGTTCATCATCTAACCACCATTATAAATGGATTAATAAATTTATCTGGCACAAAATCTTTATATAAAATTTCAAAAAATATATTGACCGCTAAAAGTAGCAGCTCTATATATAGATTTTTAAGTCGCTCAAAATGGGACGATAGTCTCATCGATAGAAACCGAATTAATTATTTAAAGCTACATTTTGATAAGCTTGTAAAACCTAAATCCGTAGGATTTTTAGTTATAGATGATACTGTAAATCCTAAAGTACAAGCAAAGAAAATGCAGGGGTTAAGCTATAATCACTCCCATACGGAAGGTAAGAATCTTTGGTCTCACTGTGTGGTTACTTCTAATTTTGTTGTAGGAGATATATCTATCCCCTTAAACTATAAACCTTACTTTAGTAAAGAAAATTGCTTGGAATATAACAAATCCTTCATGGGTAAATATAATATAGCTGTGGATTTTATAGCTTTTTTTGAAAAACCATCTAATTGTGATAAGATATATTGCCTCGTTGATAGTTGGTATACTAGCCAAAAGCTTGTAGATAGCAGTCTAATGCAAGGATTTCATCTAATTGGTGCTTTGAAGTCCAATAGAAAGATATCTCCGTTAGGAATTACAATGCAGCTTAAAGAATTTGTAAAATATATTAATCCCTCTACCTTAGATGTAGTTACTGTCAAAGGTAAAGAGTATAGAGTATATAAATACGAAGGTAAAGTTTCAAAAGTTGAAAATGCATTAGTTTTAATATGCTATGAAGCTAATGGTGAAAGCTTTAAATCACCTGTATACTTTATGTCAACGGACATAGAACTTGATGTTCAAACTATAATAGAATACTATCAAAATAGATGGTGTATTGAAACTAACTATAAATATCTTAAAAATCATTTAGGTTTTGATGAATATAAGGTTCAAAGTATACTCTCTATCGGGAGATATTTCTTGCTTGTATTTTTATCAATCAATTTTTTAGAGTTGTATAGGTTATATCATCTTAATGAAGTAGAAACATTAGGTGATACTATTGAAGTAATGCAAAGCCTATCGGCTAAAGAATTAGTGTACCTCGTATATAAAAAAGCTAAAGACAATATTCCTATAGAGATAATACTAGGTGAACTAAAACTAGCTTCTTAA
- a CDS encoding tyrosine-type recombinase/integrase, which produces MIKNFSSNFAGYIEGMVKEKHNSGFSLKYMDKHLIEFDSFCMEYFPNKVSLDKELVEAWVYYTKSKSVQEMQKRFRTMMHLGNYMLPLKSETYIAKNRIKKVKPKEPHIFTDVQLVEFFQLCDAFKAVKYPPYRHLVASVIFRMIYCCGLRNSEACNLKCCDVNLQEGIIKIYESKGHKNRMVYMSDDLINLCRKYNLVMDMLNPKRKYFFPSSRSDCYTNILICKLFDSILNKTSFYGKTSKKPTCHRLRHTFAVNSMRKCISEGEDFDIMIRYLSRYMGHSCPQNTMYYLHMVVTLVPEIRKMAKGYEDILNGVTYVEEY; this is translated from the coding sequence ATGATCAAAAATTTTTCAAGTAACTTTGCAGGATATATAGAAGGTATGGTAAAGGAAAAACATAACTCTGGATTTTCTTTAAAATATATGGATAAGCACCTTATTGAATTTGATAGTTTTTGTATGGAGTACTTTCCAAATAAGGTTTCACTTGATAAAGAGTTAGTGGAAGCCTGGGTATATTATACCAAATCAAAATCTGTGCAGGAAATGCAAAAGAGATTTCGTACAATGATGCATCTTGGAAATTATATGTTACCACTTAAAAGTGAAACATATATTGCTAAAAACAGGATTAAAAAAGTAAAACCTAAGGAACCACATATTTTTACAGACGTTCAATTGGTGGAATTTTTTCAACTCTGTGATGCTTTTAAAGCAGTTAAATATCCTCCTTATAGACATCTAGTAGCATCAGTGATTTTCAGAATGATTTACTGCTGTGGATTAAGAAACTCCGAAGCTTGCAATCTCAAATGCTGTGATGTAAACCTTCAGGAGGGCATAATAAAAATCTATGAATCAAAAGGTCATAAAAATCGTATGGTATACATGTCAGACGATTTGATAAATCTTTGCAGAAAGTATAATTTAGTCATGGATATGTTGAATCCAAAACGTAAATATTTTTTTCCATCTTCTAGGTCTGATTGCTATACTAACATATTAATCTGTAAACTGTTTGATAGCATACTTAATAAAACATCATTTTACGGAAAGACAAGCAAGAAGCCAACCTGTCATAGACTTAGACATACTTTTGCTGTGAATAGCATGAGAAAGTGCATCTCTGAAGGAGAAGATTTTGATATTATGATTCGTTATTTGAGCCGATATATGGGGCACTCCTGTCCGCAGAACACTATGTATTATCTGCACATGGTAGTAACCCTTGTTCCAGAAATTAGAAAAATGGCGAAAGGATATGAGGATATCCTCAATGGTGTGACATATGTCGAAGAATATTAA
- a CDS encoding tyrosine-type recombinase/integrase, producing the protein MSKNIKQQKMFFSYVSNFLFLHLKEHEYKSDNTVTSYKQGLNSFRKFTKEAYGKGVDKLTFKMVTSEMIKEYLTWLVDKKKCSISTRNHRLTTIKQYMQYCSAKDISLAPQYILISKMKHATVRAKKGNWMTRDAIKVILEQPPRTKIGIRDRFFMIFLYGTGVRVSEALKVKLKDFELATNDPFVRIVGKGNKPRCVPLIDITVENLDYYLQLYHPLRLPDDYLFYTIIKENKDCMSVANAERFIKKYGESARKICSQVPESVHPHLFRHSYGAHLYRMGFPLPVIAKLLDHESLETTEIYAETDAEMVNEAFRDMEDSLQKQNPLHSKEKKWKQADEETLAKLYGLK; encoded by the coding sequence ATGTCGAAGAATATTAAACAGCAAAAAATGTTTTTTAGTTATGTAAGTAATTTCTTATTCCTTCATCTTAAGGAGCATGAATATAAATCTGATAATACCGTAACATCCTATAAGCAGGGACTAAACAGTTTTAGAAAATTCACTAAAGAAGCATATGGAAAAGGTGTTGATAAACTCACATTTAAAATGGTTACTTCTGAAATGATAAAAGAGTACTTAACGTGGCTAGTTGATAAAAAAAAGTGTAGCATTTCAACACGTAACCATAGACTTACTACCATAAAACAATATATGCAATACTGTTCTGCCAAAGACATATCTCTGGCACCACAATATATTCTAATATCAAAAATGAAACATGCAACTGTACGGGCTAAAAAAGGTAACTGGATGACAAGAGATGCCATCAAAGTTATTCTTGAACAGCCACCAAGGACAAAAATAGGAATACGTGACAGATTTTTTATGATATTTTTATATGGAACAGGTGTAAGGGTTTCTGAAGCTCTTAAAGTAAAGCTTAAAGATTTTGAACTTGCTACAAATGATCCTTTTGTTAGAATTGTGGGCAAAGGAAACAAACCAAGATGCGTTCCACTGATCGATATCACAGTAGAAAATTTAGATTATTATCTCCAACTTTATCATCCACTAAGATTGCCTGATGACTATCTTTTTTATACCATTATTAAAGAAAATAAAGATTGCATGTCAGTGGCAAATGCGGAACGCTTTATAAAGAAATATGGAGAATCTGCTCGTAAGATTTGTTCACAGGTTCCTGAAAGTGTACATCCTCATCTTTTTAGGCACAGTTATGGTGCCCATTTATACAGAATGGGGTTTCCTTTGCCAGTTATTGCAAAACTACTTGATCATGAATCACTAGAGACAACAGAAATCTATGCAGAAACAGATGCAGAAATGGTAAATGAAGCTTTTCGTGATATGGAGGACTCTTTGCAGAAACAAAATCCATTGCATTCTAAAGAAAAGAAATGGAAACAAGCTGATGAAGAAACACTTGCTAAGTTATACGGATTAAAATAG
- the tnpB gene encoding IS66 family insertion sequence element accessory protein TnpB (TnpB, as the term is used for proteins encoded by IS66 family insertion elements, is considered an accessory protein, since TnpC, encoded by a neighboring gene, is a DDE family transposase.) has translation MLNIDKVEKVYLACGYTDLRKNIDGLVMIVQNQFKLDPFDKALFVFCNKKMDKLKILHFDEGFWLYYHRLEANRFKWPATAADALKINIDELRWLLKGYEVRTKSKFKPVKASNYY, from the coding sequence ATGTTAAATATAGATAAGGTAGAAAAAGTCTATCTTGCCTGCGGTTATACGGATTTAAGAAAAAACATTGATGGTTTAGTTATGATAGTGCAAAACCAATTTAAGTTAGATCCTTTTGATAAAGCACTATTTGTTTTTTGTAACAAGAAAATGGATAAATTAAAAATTCTTCACTTTGACGAAGGTTTTTGGCTATATTATCACCGTTTAGAAGCTAATCGCTTCAAATGGCCAGCGACAGCTGCCGATGCATTAAAGATTAATATTGATGAATTACGTTGGCTTTTAAAAGGCTATGAAGTAAGAACAAAATCTAAATTTAAACCTGTAAAAGCAAGTAATTATTATTAA
- a CDS encoding transposase has translation MYIRQECLFSFEEIMKFQPKTRLELILAQLDFSNVLNGLAQLHATRGPKGHNELALLYALVAMQVEKIKYFNKLVDRLATNPVLRYNCGFNLLEKTPSAS, from the coding sequence ATGTATATTCGACAAGAGTGCTTATTTTCCTTTGAAGAAATAATGAAATTTCAGCCTAAAACTAGGCTTGAATTAATTCTAGCTCAACTAGATTTTTCAAATGTATTAAATGGTTTAGCCCAGTTACACGCTACGCGTGGCCCGAAAGGGCATAATGAGCTAGCACTATTGTATGCTTTAGTTGCCATGCAAGTTGAAAAAATTAAATACTTTAATAAGTTAGTCGATAGACTTGCGACTAATCCTGTACTTAGGTACAATTGCGGTTTTAACCTCTTAGAAAAAACACCTTCAGCGTCGTAA
- the tnpC gene encoding IS66 family transposase has protein sequence MSYQILTNELDENTKALIEKVEKMENEINEKDKELSSKDEEIRKLKNELEFLKGVISNRNRKIFGASSEQIDVNQLSFFNEAEKHSDSKVEEPTLEEITYKRAKKSNYTGKKDNLANLERVVVEHKLEGEDLNCKECGEELTPIGVKSRKEIVKYIPAKLIIEEHVIYSYACKTCERATGESKIVSPEAPKTIFYNSMASNELIAHTLILKYQHAMPLYRQETYFDMMGATLSRQTLCNWTMSAATALEPIYRHMKKELLSRNYIHADETTLKVINDNGKDSKSKKYMWLYMSNTNSKPVILYDYQSTRSSSCPKSFLGNFKGFLQTDGYTGYNSVSGATRVYCLAHIRRYFHNIIVDLDEEALKNSRGLIGFNYCDQIYKLEKELRESYSSDENYYDIRFKIRTEKLAPIIDNFIDYVEREIKDALPRSPLGKALEYAKKHLPGLKNVLLDGSLEVDNKLRYSYQ, from the coding sequence ATGAGTTACCAAATTTTAACTAATGAGCTTGATGAAAATACAAAAGCATTAATTGAAAAAGTTGAAAAAATGGAAAATGAAATTAATGAAAAAGATAAAGAATTAAGCTCAAAAGATGAAGAAATAAGAAAACTTAAAAATGAATTAGAATTCTTAAAAGGTGTTATATCTAATAGAAATAGAAAGATATTTGGAGCATCCAGTGAACAAATAGATGTTAATCAATTATCTTTTTTTAACGAGGCTGAAAAACATAGTGATTCAAAGGTAGAAGAACCTACTTTAGAGGAAATTACATATAAAAGAGCTAAGAAAAGCAATTATACTGGAAAGAAAGACAATTTAGCTAATTTAGAAAGAGTTGTTGTTGAACATAAATTAGAAGGTGAGGATCTTAACTGCAAGGAATGTGGTGAAGAGCTTACTCCTATCGGAGTTAAATCTAGAAAAGAGATTGTTAAATACATTCCTGCTAAATTAATAATTGAGGAGCATGTTATTTATAGCTACGCTTGTAAAACATGCGAAAGAGCCACTGGTGAAAGTAAAATAGTTTCACCAGAAGCCCCTAAAACAATTTTTTATAATAGCATGGCCTCAAATGAGTTAATTGCACATACTCTAATACTTAAATATCAACATGCAATGCCACTATATAGGCAAGAAACTTACTTTGATATGATGGGTGCTACTCTTTCAAGGCAAACTCTATGCAATTGGACTATGTCTGCAGCGACAGCTCTGGAACCTATATATAGACATATGAAAAAAGAATTGCTTAGCCGTAATTACATTCATGCTGATGAAACTACTCTTAAAGTAATTAATGATAATGGCAAAGATTCTAAATCTAAAAAGTACATGTGGTTATATATGAGTAATACTAACTCTAAGCCTGTGATCTTATATGATTACCAAAGCACTAGATCAAGCTCTTGCCCTAAAAGTTTCTTAGGAAATTTTAAAGGGTTTCTCCAAACGGATGGATATACTGGATACAATTCCGTCAGCGGAGCTACAAGGGTATATTGTTTAGCTCATATAAGAAGATACTTTCATAATATAATAGTAGATTTAGATGAAGAAGCTCTAAAAAATTCTAGAGGATTAATAGGGTTTAATTATTGTGATCAAATTTATAAACTTGAAAAAGAACTTAGAGAATCTTATTCAAGTGATGAAAATTATTATGATATTAGATTTAAAATAAGAACTGAGAAACTAGCTCCAATTATAGATAACTTTATTGATTATGTTGAAAGAGAAATAAAAGATGCTCTTCCAAGAAGTCCGTTAGGTAAGGCACTTGAGTATGCTAAAAAGCATTTACCAGGATTAAAAAATGTATTATTAGATGGCTCTTTAGAAGTTGATAATAAGCTGCGTTATTCTTATCAATAA
- the tnpA gene encoding IS66 family insertion sequence element accessory protein TnpA, translated as MYRKLDNDAWEEYLNKFNSVKDTITVKDFCAENNLNKSQFYYHKKRVEKLIESKEPVFQAISLNSKVDNIKENKSTLKEVKINVGNANILIPVSEATLITSIIKELILKC; from the coding sequence ATGTATAGAAAATTAGATAATGATGCCTGGGAAGAATATTTAAATAAATTTAACTCTGTTAAAGATACAATAACAGTGAAAGATTTCTGTGCTGAGAATAACCTTAATAAGAGTCAATTTTATTACCATAAAAAAAGAGTAGAAAAATTAATTGAAAGTAAAGAACCTGTTTTTCAGGCTATTTCTTTGAATAGTAAAGTTGATAATATTAAAGAAAATAAATCTACATTAAAAGAAGTAAAAATTAATGTAGGCAATGCTAATATCCTTATTCCTGTTAGCGAAGCTACTTTAATAACATCAATAATTAAGGAGTTAATTCTAAAATGTTAA